The Tenacibaculum jejuense genome includes a window with the following:
- a CDS encoding C1 family peptidase, which translates to MKKLLLLSGILFVNFLSYSQQGKKFKVIYKVKSSPLKDQQSSGTCWSFATTSFLETEAIRKGKPSISLSPMFYVHPAYLGKSKKFIETKGKSWLDAGDLTFSVLKGYETYGAVPESVYNGIIKGDWQHDHVEMDNLIKTMISSVATSGYGRIKPNSWKQSLEGVLNAYLGKAPEKFKYNGKEFTPKSFADFYLGINPKDYVEITSYNHLKYYTNSTLKIPANWGDNKYLNLPIQDFESVIENALKKGYSLAWDGDASEPNFNFEKGVAELTKEQESLKITQDLRQQTFEDKSTTDDHNMHLIGKATDTSGKIYYILKNSEGNNEQGGYMYMSKKALLLKTISVLVHKEAIPENIQSKIY; encoded by the coding sequence ATGAAAAAACTTCTATTACTATCAGGTATTTTATTCGTGAATTTTTTATCATATTCACAACAGGGAAAGAAATTTAAAGTCATTTATAAAGTAAAATCCAGTCCACTTAAAGATCAACAATCATCAGGAACTTGTTGGAGTTTTGCAACTACTTCTTTTCTAGAGACAGAAGCTATCCGTAAGGGAAAGCCATCCATTTCTTTATCGCCAATGTTTTATGTGCATCCTGCCTATTTAGGGAAATCTAAAAAGTTTATTGAAACTAAAGGTAAAAGTTGGCTAGATGCTGGAGATTTAACTTTTAGTGTACTTAAAGGATATGAGACTTATGGAGCTGTTCCTGAATCCGTTTATAACGGAATCATTAAAGGAGATTGGCAACACGATCATGTTGAAATGGATAACTTAATAAAAACCATGATAAGTTCTGTTGCAACGAGTGGTTATGGAAGAATAAAACCGAATAGTTGGAAACAATCATTAGAAGGTGTTTTAAATGCTTACCTAGGAAAGGCTCCAGAAAAATTTAAATATAATGGGAAAGAATTTACTCCTAAATCATTTGCTGATTTCTATTTAGGAATTAATCCTAAAGATTATGTAGAAATTACAAGTTATAACCACCTAAAATACTATACAAATTCAACGTTAAAAATTCCTGCGAACTGGGGAGATAATAAATATTTGAATTTACCTATTCAAGACTTTGAATCTGTAATTGAAAATGCATTAAAAAAAGGTTATTCTTTAGCATGGGATGGTGATGCTTCTGAACCTAATTTTAATTTTGAGAAAGGAGTTGCTGAATTAACCAAAGAACAAGAATCCTTAAAAATTACTCAGGATTTAAGACAACAAACTTTTGAAGATAAATCGACAACTGATGATCATAACATGCATTTAATTGGAAAAGCTACTGATACTTCAGGAAAAATATACTACATATTAAAAAACTCAGAAGGTAATAACGAACAAGGCGGTTACATGTACATGTCGAAAAAAGCATTGTTACTAAAAACTATTTCTGTATTAGTTCACAAAGAAGCTATTCCAGAGAATATTCAATCGAAAATATATTAA
- a CDS encoding winged helix-turn-helix transcriptional regulator gives MYSIKGKKYPCCTSVTMGIIGGKWKTVILFYLIEGKLRYSELRKKMGTVTERTLSLQLQQLQDDGVIKREVFSTKPPLKVEYSLTEFGKTLIPILESIAQWGDFVVENYADKEQTA, from the coding sequence ATGTATTCAATAAAAGGAAAGAAATACCCATGTTGTACAAGTGTTACCATGGGAATAATAGGAGGGAAATGGAAAACTGTAATCTTATTTTATTTAATTGAAGGAAAGTTAAGATATAGTGAATTACGAAAGAAAATGGGAACAGTAACAGAAAGAACATTAAGCTTACAGTTACAGCAATTACAAGACGATGGTGTAATTAAGAGAGAAGTTTTTTCTACAAAACCACCATTAAAAGTTGAATATTCGCTAACGGAATTTGGAAAAACATTAATTCCAATTTTAGAGTCAATAGCGCAATGGGGAGATTTTGTCGTAGAAAATTATGCAGACAAAGAGCAAACTGCTTAA
- the ade gene encoding adenine deaminase, which yields MVIQGNIVDILNKKIFKGEIVVEEGKIKSITESNHNVENYILPGFVDAHIHIESSMLVPSEFAKIAVTHGTVATVSDPHEIANVLGVAGVDFMIENGKKVPLKFNFGAPSCVPATSFESAGAVIDSDDIKKLLENPDIKYLAEMMNYPGVIYEDAEVMKKIEWAKHYNKPVDGHAPGLRGEDLTKYISAGIYTDHECFTYDEALEKLQKGMKVIVREGSAAKNFEALIDLLPEHYENMMFCSDDKHPDDLLLGHINQLCERAVAKGIDVFKVLQAACINPVSHYNLDVGLLKEGDEADFIVVEDLEKFKVLQTYLDGELIAANGKSNITSVEFEILNNFDTDKKQVADFELNSASEKIRVIEALDGELVTNEIEANSLIKNGNLVSDVENDVLKMTVVNRYQNSEPAIAFIKNFGLKEGAIASSVGHDSHNIIAVGVSDEAICKAVNLIIENRGGVCAVSNTEEKIVSLPVAGIMSDLSAEEIGKSYAELDQMAKDLGSKLRAPYMTLSFMALLVIPALKLSDKGLFDGNTFKFTSLEVK from the coding sequence ATGGTTATTCAAGGGAATATTGTAGATATTTTAAATAAAAAGATTTTTAAAGGAGAAATTGTAGTTGAAGAAGGAAAGATAAAATCGATAACAGAAAGTAATCATAACGTAGAGAATTATATTTTACCTGGTTTTGTAGATGCACATATTCATATTGAAAGTTCAATGTTAGTGCCTTCAGAATTTGCAAAAATTGCAGTAACTCATGGAACAGTAGCAACAGTTTCTGATCCGCATGAAATTGCCAATGTTTTGGGTGTTGCAGGAGTTGATTTTATGATTGAAAACGGAAAAAAAGTTCCTTTGAAATTTAATTTCGGAGCACCATCTTGTGTGCCAGCGACTTCTTTTGAAAGTGCAGGAGCAGTTATAGATTCTGATGATATTAAAAAACTTTTAGAAAATCCTGACATTAAATATTTAGCTGAAATGATGAATTACCCAGGAGTAATTTATGAAGATGCTGAAGTCATGAAAAAAATAGAATGGGCGAAGCATTATAACAAACCTGTTGATGGTCATGCACCAGGATTAAGAGGTGAAGATTTAACGAAATACATCTCAGCAGGAATTTATACAGATCACGAATGTTTTACTTATGATGAAGCTTTAGAAAAACTGCAAAAAGGAATGAAAGTAATTGTTCGTGAAGGTAGTGCGGCTAAAAACTTTGAAGCTTTAATTGATCTTTTACCAGAGCATTATGAAAACATGATGTTTTGTTCAGATGATAAACACCCAGATGATTTATTATTAGGTCATATCAATCAATTGTGTGAAAGAGCAGTAGCGAAAGGAATTGATGTGTTTAAAGTTTTACAAGCTGCTTGTATAAATCCGGTATCGCATTATAATTTAGATGTAGGTTTATTAAAAGAAGGAGATGAAGCTGATTTTATTGTAGTTGAGGATTTAGAGAAATTTAAAGTGCTGCAAACTTATCTTGATGGAGAATTAATTGCTGCAAACGGAAAATCAAATATTACATCTGTTGAATTCGAAATCTTAAATAACTTCGACACTGATAAAAAACAAGTTGCAGATTTCGAACTTAATTCTGCTTCAGAAAAAATAAGAGTTATTGAAGCCTTAGATGGAGAATTGGTAACAAATGAAATTGAAGCGAATTCTTTAATCAAGAATGGAAATCTAGTTTCAGATGTAGAAAATGATGTTTTGAAAATGACGGTTGTAAATCGTTATCAAAACTCAGAACCAGCTATTGCATTTATCAAAAACTTCGGATTAAAAGAAGGTGCGATTGCAAGTTCAGTAGGACACGATTCTCACAATATTATTGCTGTAGGAGTGTCAGACGAAGCGATCTGCAAAGCTGTGAATTTAATCATTGAAAATAGAGGAGGAGTTTGTGCGGTTTCAAATACTGAAGAAAAAATAGTATCGCTTCCTGTGGCAGGAATTATGAGTGATTTATCTGCTGAAGAAATCGGGAAATCTTATGCTGAATTAGATCAAATGGCTAAAGATTTAGGAAGTAAACTAAGAGCGCCTTATATGACTTTGTCTTTTATGGCATTATTGGTAATTCCTGCTTTAAAATTATCAGACAAAGGTTTATTTGATGGAAATACATTTAAGTTTACTTCATTAGAAGTTAAATAA
- a CDS encoding DUF423 domain-containing protein, with translation MYKNLTLTAFIGALAVILGAFGAHALKETLSAAELNSFETAVRYQLYHVIILLIINLNQAFSLKEKRIMSYLFWIGILFFSGSIYAMYLAKVPAKSIWFITPLGGLLLILGWFYLGVTFFRKSAKK, from the coding sequence ATGTATAAAAATTTAACATTAACAGCATTTATAGGAGCACTTGCTGTCATATTGGGAGCCTTTGGCGCACATGCATTAAAGGAAACATTAAGTGCAGCAGAGTTAAATAGCTTTGAAACTGCAGTACGATATCAGTTATATCACGTGATTATTTTATTAATAATTAACTTAAATCAGGCTTTTTCCCTAAAGGAAAAAAGAATAATGTCGTATCTTTTTTGGATAGGAATCTTATTTTTTTCAGGTTCAATTTACGCAATGTACTTGGCTAAAGTTCCAGCTAAAAGTATTTGGTTTATAACTCCTTTAGGTGGATTATTATTGATTTTAGGATGGTTTTATTTGGGAGTAACTTTCTTCAGAAAATCGGCTAAAAAGTAA
- a CDS encoding saccharopine dehydrogenase family protein, which produces MRKILIIGAGRSSSSLIKYLLDKSNSENLQITIGDISIENAQQKINNHPNGKAIILDVFNKEQRVAAIKNSDIVISMLPAHLHIEVAKNCLEFKKHMVTASYISKEMKALDEQAKANGLIFMNEIGLDPGIDHMSAMQVIHKIRESGAKMLLFESFCGGLVAPESDDNLWNYKFTWNPRNVVLAGQGGASMFIQEGTYKYIPYHKLFRRTEFLTINGSGKFEAYANRDSLKYRSIYGLDDIPTMYRGTIRKVGFSRAWNSFVQLGMTDDTYTIENSEHMSYRDFTNLFLAYSPSDSVELKFRSYLKIDQDDVMWDKFVELDLFNPNKKVGLVNASPAQILQKILMDSWTLQSEDKDMIVMHHKFGYENEKGKHQIESSMIIKGDDQTYTAMAKTVGLPVAIATLQILNKKITTTGVQLPINKEVYEPILKELEDYGVIFVEKDVPYLGYNPESVRG; this is translated from the coding sequence ATGAGAAAAATATTAATTATCGGAGCCGGAAGATCTAGCTCTTCTTTAATAAAATACTTATTAGATAAATCTAATTCGGAGAATTTACAAATAACCATTGGAGATATTTCTATTGAAAATGCTCAGCAAAAGATTAATAATCATCCTAATGGAAAGGCGATCATTTTAGATGTCTTTAACAAAGAACAACGTGTAGCAGCTATAAAGAATTCAGATATTGTTATTTCTATGCTTCCTGCCCACTTACATATAGAAGTTGCTAAAAACTGTTTAGAGTTTAAAAAACATATGGTAACTGCTTCATATATCTCCAAAGAGATGAAAGCTTTAGACGAACAAGCCAAAGCTAATGGTTTAATTTTTATGAATGAAATTGGTTTGGATCCTGGTATAGATCATATGAGTGCAATGCAAGTGATTCATAAAATCAGAGAAAGTGGAGCTAAAATGTTACTTTTTGAATCTTTCTGTGGTGGTTTAGTAGCTCCAGAGAGTGATGATAACTTATGGAATTACAAGTTTACTTGGAATCCTAGAAATGTGGTTTTAGCTGGACAAGGTGGTGCTTCAATGTTTATACAAGAAGGCACTTATAAATACATTCCTTATCACAAATTGTTTAGAAGAACAGAATTCTTAACTATTAACGGAAGTGGTAAGTTTGAGGCTTATGCTAATAGAGATTCTCTAAAATATAGAAGTATTTATGGTTTGGATGATATTCCAACCATGTACAGAGGAACAATAAGAAAAGTTGGTTTTTCGAGAGCTTGGAATAGTTTTGTTCAATTAGGAATGACAGATGACACATATACTATAGAGAATTCTGAACATATGAGTTATCGTGATTTCACCAACTTATTCTTAGCTTATTCACCTTCAGATTCTGTTGAATTAAAGTTTCGATCGTATTTAAAGATTGATCAAGATGATGTGATGTGGGATAAATTTGTTGAATTAGATCTTTTTAATCCGAACAAGAAAGTAGGTTTAGTAAATGCCAGTCCAGCTCAAATTCTTCAGAAAATATTAATGGATTCATGGACTTTACAATCTGAAGATAAAGATATGATTGTCATGCATCATAAATTTGGTTATGAAAATGAAAAAGGAAAACATCAGATAGAAAGTAGTATGATTATAAAAGGAGACGATCAAACTTATACTGCCATGGCAAAAACTGTTGGACTTCCTGTAGCTATTGCTACTTTACAAATATTAAACAAGAAAATTACAACCACAGGCGTTCAGTTACCGATAAACAAAGAAGTGTATGAGCCTATTTTAAAGGAACTCGAAGACTATGGCGTAATTTTCGTTGAAAAAGATGTACCCTATTTAGGATACAATCCAGAAAGTGTAAGGGGGTAA
- the pckA gene encoding phosphoenolpyruvate carboxykinase (ATP), producing the protein MNNLDTKTISLEHLGIKSDTVRYQLTSDELHNLTIEKGQGKETVFGAIAVNTGEFTGRSPMDRFIVKDDITKDEIWWGDINIPFESGKFDQLYDKVTAYLSDKEIFVRDSYACADENYKLNIRVVNEYPWSNMFAYNMFLRPTEEELKDFSPEWTVINAPGFMADAAIDGTRQHNFAILNFSRKVALIGGTGYTGEIKKGIFSALNFILPVYKNTLPMHCSANVGKDGDTAIFFGLSGTGKTTLSTDPNRSLIGDDEHGWTAENTVFNFEGGCYAKVIDLSQEKEPEIYGAIKKGAILENIIMNDKGEVDFADTSITQNTRVSYPIHHIENIRVPSTGKNPKNIFFLTADAFGVLPPISKLTPAQAAYHFISGYTAKVAGTEAGVTEPVPSFSACFGAPFMPLHPTRYAEMLSKKMTEANVNVWLVNTGWSGGQYGVGSRIALKYTRAMISAVLNGDLGNYTYEDYHIHSVFGVAQPRTCPGVPDKILSPRATWNNDKLYYDTAFKLSNAFRENFKKFEEYANEEIRRGGPQRYGY; encoded by the coding sequence ATGAATAATCTTGATACGAAAACGATTTCGTTAGAGCACCTTGGAATCAAGAGCGACACGGTTCGTTATCAATTAACTTCTGACGAGTTACATAATTTAACTATAGAGAAAGGACAAGGAAAAGAAACTGTGTTTGGAGCTATTGCTGTCAATACAGGAGAATTTACAGGTAGATCTCCGATGGACAGATTTATAGTAAAAGATGATATCACAAAAGATGAAATTTGGTGGGGAGATATCAATATTCCTTTTGAGTCAGGTAAATTCGACCAATTATACGACAAGGTAACTGCATATCTTTCAGATAAAGAAATCTTTGTAAGAGATAGTTATGCTTGTGCAGACGAAAACTATAAATTAAACATTAGAGTAGTAAACGAATATCCTTGGAGTAACATGTTTGCTTACAATATGTTTTTACGTCCGACAGAAGAAGAATTAAAAGATTTTTCTCCAGAGTGGACTGTAATTAATGCACCAGGTTTTATGGCTGACGCTGCTATTGATGGTACTCGTCAACATAACTTTGCAATCTTAAACTTTTCTAGAAAAGTAGCTTTAATTGGTGGAACTGGTTATACAGGAGAAATTAAGAAAGGAATTTTCTCTGCATTGAACTTTATTTTACCAGTATACAAGAACACATTACCAATGCACTGTTCTGCAAATGTTGGTAAGGATGGCGATACTGCAATTTTCTTTGGATTATCTGGAACAGGTAAAACGACTTTATCTACAGATCCAAACAGAAGTTTAATTGGAGATGATGAGCATGGATGGACTGCTGAAAACACAGTGTTTAATTTTGAAGGAGGTTGTTACGCTAAAGTAATTGATCTTTCTCAAGAAAAAGAACCAGAAATTTACGGAGCTATTAAGAAAGGAGCAATTCTTGAAAATATTATCATGAATGATAAAGGTGAAGTAGATTTTGCAGATACTTCTATTACACAAAATACACGTGTAAGTTATCCAATTCACCATATTGAAAATATTAGAGTACCATCTACAGGAAAGAATCCAAAGAATATCTTTTTCTTAACTGCAGATGCATTTGGAGTGTTACCTCCAATATCTAAATTAACTCCAGCTCAAGCTGCTTACCACTTTATTTCTGGTTATACAGCTAAAGTTGCAGGAACAGAAGCAGGTGTTACAGAACCTGTGCCAAGTTTCTCTGCATGCTTCGGAGCGCCTTTTATGCCATTACACCCAACACGTTACGCTGAAATGTTAAGTAAAAAAATGACTGAAGCAAACGTAAATGTTTGGTTAGTAAACACAGGATGGTCTGGAGGTCAATACGGAGTTGGTTCAAGAATCGCTTTAAAATATACTAGAGCTATGATTAGCGCTGTATTAAACGGTGATTTAGGAAACTATACTTACGAAGATTATCATATCCATTCAGTATTTGGAGTAGCTCAACCTAGAACTTGTCCTGGTGTACCAGATAAGATTTTAAGTCCGAGAGCAACTTGGAATAATGATAAATTATACTATGATACTGCATTTAAATTATCAAATGCGTTCAGAGAAAACTTTAAAAAGTTCGAAGAATATGCTAATGAAGAAATCAGACGTGGAGGACCTCAACGTTATGGTTACTAA